From Elusimicrobiota bacterium, one genomic window encodes:
- a CDS encoding 16S rRNA (uracil(1498)-N(3))-methyltransferase: MPQFFLPPEALKDKTFRLTGPEAYHITKVLRYQPGQSVVLFDGKGGRYEAVIKAIEKDGSVSGSLTGTLHGTEDRKPVEIRLYQGLLKASHWDWVLEKGTELGVAVFIPVTTPRTVVLLHEAERVKAKAERWGRVVMAAAKQCGRADLPAVREPVQFRDAVKACLRQPDEETAPGPKTLTMLAWEGLNGATACETIRLSLREADQSRGAEKMTVNLFIGPEGGFTEEEVELAESMGAAIFGLGPRTLRAETAALAAVALIQYEFGSL, translated from the coding sequence ATGCCTCAGTTTTTCCTGCCGCCAGAAGCTCTGAAGGACAAGACCTTCCGCCTCACCGGCCCTGAGGCGTACCACATCACCAAGGTCCTGCGGTATCAGCCCGGGCAATCCGTGGTGCTTTTCGATGGGAAAGGGGGGCGCTACGAGGCCGTCATCAAGGCCATTGAGAAGGACGGGTCCGTCTCCGGGTCATTGACCGGGACCCTGCACGGCACGGAGGACCGCAAGCCGGTCGAGATCCGCCTCTACCAGGGGCTGCTCAAAGCCAGCCATTGGGACTGGGTGCTGGAGAAGGGCACCGAGCTGGGGGTGGCGGTCTTCATCCCGGTGACCACGCCGCGCACCGTGGTCCTGCTGCATGAGGCCGAGCGGGTCAAGGCCAAGGCCGAGCGCTGGGGCCGGGTCGTGATGGCCGCGGCCAAGCAATGCGGCCGGGCCGACCTCCCGGCGGTGCGGGAGCCGGTCCAGTTCCGCGACGCGGTCAAGGCCTGCCTGCGCCAGCCTGATGAAGAGACCGCGCCCGGGCCCAAGACGCTGACGATGCTGGCCTGGGAGGGGCTCAACGGCGCCACGGCCTGCGAGACCATCCGCTTGAGCCTGCGGGAGGCCGACCAAAGCCGGGGCGCGGAGAAGATGACGGTCAACCTTTTCATCGGGCCGGAGGGGGGCTTCACCGAGGAAGAGGTGGAACTGGCCGAGAGCATGGGCGCGGCCATCTTCGGTCTGGGCCCGCGGACCTTGCGGGCGGAGACCGCCGCCCTGGCCGCCGTCGCCCTCATCCAGTACGAGTTCGGCAGCCTCTGA
- the dnaJ gene encoding molecular chaperone DnaJ: MAEDFYNLLGVARNASEAEIKSAYRKLAMKYHPDRNPGNKEAEDRFRKINSAYEALSDPKKRQVYDQYGEAGLSGAGGFPGGFPGGEAFAGGGVDMNEVFGDVFEQLFGGGGGGRGGRGGPRRGADLKYEIDVSLEDAFKGMRFPLHFDRVESCPVCRGTGAKDGSSLKRCATCRGMGRVQFSQGFFSMTQTCPDCGGEGQRVENPCRECRGTGRTRKRAELTVKIPPGIYDGATLRIAGEGEAGGRGALPGDLFVLVRLKPDPRFEREEDDLKLHANLDIAQAALGTTLSVPTLDGEPTHIRVAPGTQHGAVLRVREKGMPKLHGRGRGDLLVSVRVTVPQGLSARQKELLEEFARSLHGEHGPAGGKGDEGIFKKIFGE, translated from the coding sequence GTGGCTGAGGACTTCTACAACCTGCTCGGGGTGGCGCGCAACGCCTCGGAGGCCGAGATCAAGTCGGCCTACCGCAAGCTCGCCATGAAGTACCATCCGGACCGCAACCCGGGCAACAAGGAGGCGGAGGACAGGTTCCGCAAGATCAACTCCGCCTACGAGGCCCTCTCCGACCCCAAGAAGCGGCAGGTCTACGACCAGTACGGCGAGGCGGGACTCTCCGGCGCCGGGGGCTTCCCGGGAGGCTTTCCCGGCGGGGAGGCCTTCGCGGGCGGCGGCGTGGACATGAACGAGGTCTTCGGCGACGTGTTCGAGCAGCTCTTCGGCGGCGGGGGCGGCGGCCGCGGCGGCCGAGGCGGACCTCGGCGCGGCGCGGACCTCAAATACGAGATCGACGTCTCTCTGGAGGACGCTTTCAAGGGCATGAGGTTCCCGCTGCATTTCGACCGCGTGGAGTCGTGCCCGGTCTGCCGCGGCACGGGCGCCAAGGACGGCTCGTCTTTGAAGCGCTGCGCGACCTGCCGGGGCATGGGGCGGGTGCAGTTCTCGCAGGGCTTCTTCTCCATGACCCAGACCTGCCCGGACTGCGGGGGGGAGGGCCAGCGCGTGGAGAACCCCTGCCGGGAGTGCCGCGGCACCGGCCGGACCCGCAAGCGCGCGGAGCTCACGGTCAAGATCCCGCCGGGCATCTACGACGGGGCCACCCTGCGCATCGCCGGGGAGGGCGAGGCGGGCGGCCGGGGCGCTCTGCCCGGAGACCTCTTCGTCCTGGTGCGCCTAAAGCCGGACCCCCGCTTCGAGCGCGAGGAGGACGATCTCAAGCTCCATGCCAACCTGGACATCGCCCAGGCCGCTTTGGGTACGACCCTTTCGGTGCCGACCTTGGACGGCGAGCCCACGCACATCCGCGTGGCCCCGGGCACCCAGCACGGCGCCGTCCTGCGCGTGCGCGAGAAGGGGATGCCCAAGCTGCACGGCCGGGGCCGGGGCGACCTGCTGGTCTCGGTGCGCGTGACCGTGCCGCAGGGCTTGAGCGCCCGGCAGAAGGAACTCCTCGAGGAGTTCGCGCGCAGCCTGCACGGCGAGCATGGCCCGGCCGGCGGCAAGGGCGACGAAGGGATCTTCAAGAAAATCTTCGGCGAATAG
- the dnaK gene encoding molecular chaperone DnaK, producing the protein MSKIIGIDLGTSNTAAAVMEGGKATIIPSAEGTSAGGKAFPSYVAFAKDGQLLVGEPARRQAVANPEGTFMAFKRKMGTDHKYQAPDGKTYTPQQLSGFLLQKVKRDVEAFLGDKVEKAVITVPAYFNDNQRQATKDAGTIAGLEVVRIVNEPTAACLAYGLDKKGKDEKIMVFDLGGGTLDVTIMDFGAGVFEVISTSGDTQLGGTDMDNTLIDFIANEFKKETGADVRKDPMSMQRMREGAEKAKIELSTVMETELNMPYLTAVDNVPKHLAMKLTRAKLEGLVEPIVKRCKTSIDRALTDAKLKAHDVTRIIMVGGPTRMPIVVKFVEDYVGKKVERGVDPMECVANGAAVQAAVLTGEIKDVLLLDVTPLTLGIETLGGVMTPLIERNTTIPVEKSNIFSTASDNQPAVTVNVLQGERPKASDNVPLGKFDLDGIPPAPRGMPQIKVSFSIDANGILSVRAEDLGTKKTQHITITAPNKLNKEEVEKFVKQAEQFAEEDKKFKEKVAAKNEADGLLAASEKALRDHGDKVSQEDRTNIERGVSDLKEALKGDDTERINKAKEALVKASHKLAEEIYKAEAEKAKAAGGNGDQAKAGAKEEKGGDNVVDAEVVDEKEKKD; encoded by the coding sequence ATGAGCAAAATCATCGGGATCGATCTCGGGACTTCGAACACGGCCGCGGCGGTGATGGAGGGCGGCAAAGCCACCATCATCCCGTCGGCTGAAGGGACGTCGGCGGGCGGCAAGGCCTTCCCGTCCTACGTCGCCTTCGCCAAGGACGGCCAGCTCCTGGTGGGCGAGCCCGCCCGCCGGCAAGCCGTGGCCAATCCGGAAGGCACCTTCATGGCCTTCAAGCGCAAGATGGGCACCGACCACAAGTACCAGGCTCCGGACGGCAAGACCTACACCCCGCAGCAGCTCTCGGGCTTCCTGCTCCAGAAGGTCAAGCGCGACGTCGAGGCTTTCCTGGGCGACAAGGTGGAGAAGGCGGTGATCACGGTGCCGGCCTACTTCAACGACAACCAGCGCCAAGCGACGAAAGACGCCGGCACCATCGCCGGCCTGGAGGTCGTGCGCATCGTCAACGAGCCCACGGCCGCCTGCCTGGCCTACGGACTGGACAAGAAAGGCAAGGATGAGAAGATCATGGTCTTCGACCTGGGCGGCGGGACCCTGGACGTGACCATCATGGACTTCGGCGCCGGCGTCTTCGAGGTCATCTCGACCTCGGGCGACACCCAGCTGGGCGGCACGGACATGGACAACACGCTCATCGACTTCATCGCCAACGAGTTCAAGAAGGAGACCGGCGCGGACGTGCGCAAGGACCCCATGTCCATGCAGCGCATGCGCGAGGGGGCCGAGAAGGCCAAGATCGAGCTCTCCACGGTCATGGAGACCGAGCTCAACATGCCCTACCTCACCGCCGTCGACAACGTCCCCAAGCATCTGGCCATGAAGCTCACCCGGGCCAAGCTCGAGGGGCTCGTCGAACCCATCGTCAAGCGCTGCAAGACTTCCATCGACCGGGCCCTGACCGACGCCAAGCTCAAGGCCCACGACGTCACCCGCATCATCATGGTCGGCGGACCCACCCGCATGCCCATCGTGGTCAAGTTCGTGGAAGACTACGTGGGCAAGAAAGTCGAGCGCGGCGTCGACCCCATGGAGTGCGTGGCCAACGGCGCAGCGGTGCAGGCGGCGGTGCTGACCGGAGAGATCAAGGACGTGCTGCTGCTGGACGTGACGCCCCTGACCTTGGGCATCGAGACCCTGGGCGGGGTCATGACGCCCTTGATCGAGCGCAACACCACCATCCCCGTCGAGAAATCAAACATCTTCTCCACGGCCTCGGACAACCAGCCCGCGGTCACCGTGAACGTGCTTCAGGGCGAGCGGCCCAAGGCCTCGGATAACGTGCCTTTGGGCAAGTTCGACCTGGACGGCATCCCGCCCGCGCCGCGGGGCATGCCCCAGATCAAGGTCAGCTTCTCCATCGACGCCAACGGCATCCTGAGCGTGCGCGCCGAGGACCTGGGCACCAAGAAGACCCAGCACATCACCATCACCGCGCCCAACAAGCTCAACAAGGAAGAGGTGGAGAAGTTCGTCAAGCAGGCCGAGCAGTTCGCCGAGGAGGACAAGAAGTTCAAGGAGAAGGTGGCGGCCAAGAACGAGGCGGACGGGCTCCTCGCCGCGTCCGAGAAGGCCCTGCGCGACCACGGCGACAAGGTCTCCCAGGAGGACCGCACCAACATCGAGCGCGGCGTCTCCGACCTCAAGGAAGCCCTGAAGGGCGACGACACGGAGCGCATCAACAAGGCCAAGGAGGCGCTGGTGAAGGCCTCCCACAAGCTGGCCGAGGAGATCTACAAGGCCGAGGCCGAAAAGGCCAAGGCCGCGGGCGGCAACGGCGACCAGGCCAAGGCCGGGGCCAAGGAAGAGAAGGGCGGCGACAACGTGGTCGACGCCGAGGTCGTGGACGAGAAGGAAAAGAAGGACTAG
- a CDS encoding nucleotide exchange factor GrpE, translating to MSKKHAEAKPEAQPVPEVPPQAEPAAEKPAEPDYLDQLLRLKAEFENYRKRVDREKPEYIKLGKTSILSQLLPLYDLLQKVHLEVRASHIDTPLAKGMEGIFKEFDKLFREEGVSAMDPLNKPFDALQQEVFGTVDREDAAEGTVVDVLQNGFLLQDRVLRTAKVRIARKPRKEDGPATAGA from the coding sequence GTGAGTAAGAAGCACGCTGAGGCCAAGCCGGAGGCGCAGCCGGTCCCGGAGGTCCCGCCGCAGGCGGAACCCGCGGCCGAGAAGCCGGCCGAGCCGGACTACCTCGACCAGCTCCTGCGTCTCAAGGCTGAGTTCGAGAACTACCGCAAGCGGGTGGACCGTGAGAAGCCCGAATACATCAAGCTGGGCAAGACTTCGATCCTGTCCCAACTGCTCCCCCTTTACGACCTTCTGCAGAAGGTCCATCTGGAGGTGCGGGCTTCGCACATCGACACGCCCTTGGCCAAAGGGATGGAGGGCATATTCAAGGAGTTCGACAAGCTCTTCCGCGAGGAAGGGGTGTCGGCGATGGACCCCTTGAACAAGCCCTTCGACGCGCTCCAGCAAGAGGTCTTCGGCACGGTGGACCGCGAGGACGCGGCCGAGGGGACCGTGGTGGACGTGCTGCAGAACGGTTTTCTGTTGCAGGACCGGGTCCTGCGCACCGCCAAGGTGCGCATCGCCCGCAAGCCCAGGAAGGAAGACGGCCCGGCGACGGCCGGGGCATAG
- the hrcA gene encoding heat-inducible transcriptional repressor HrcA — translation MRQLKPEVVEQRKKDLLQWVIHYYIKNSRPVSSSLIAEEAGMGLSPATIRNILQELEDEGFLHQPHTSSGRQPTDKGYRFFVDYIIDVQRLASGEKESIERQYRDRVEELDTLLSETSKLLSKVSRGAGLVLSPQMRDQRLRRLELIPLTGKNVLAILVTEAGLVRHWPIRLDFAPTARQINVLNRFLNDTIRGCSIKDAQSLVLSHLQKMGHEFQELTVLADELLREVGHIITPEALYVEGADNILSYAEDIGDISMVQSLMRVFNEKRRLTGLLEHELGLKPGLQKGVAERPRPHVSIGAESGLPELRDLSLVTTTYKYHDRVVGVLGILGSKRMEYSRMMSLVDYLGDMVSRQMASWEKEDRGE, via the coding sequence ATGCGCCAACTCAAGCCCGAAGTCGTGGAGCAGCGCAAGAAGGACCTGCTGCAGTGGGTCATCCACTACTACATCAAGAACTCCCGTCCGGTCTCGTCTTCCCTTATAGCCGAAGAGGCCGGCATGGGCCTCTCCCCGGCCACCATCCGCAACATCCTTCAGGAGCTCGAGGACGAAGGCTTCCTGCACCAGCCCCACACCTCCTCCGGCCGCCAGCCCACCGACAAGGGCTACCGCTTCTTCGTGGACTACATCATCGACGTGCAGAGGCTGGCCTCGGGCGAGAAGGAGAGCATCGAGCGCCAGTACCGCGACCGCGTCGAAGAGCTCGACACCTTGCTCTCCGAGACCTCCAAGCTCCTCTCCAAAGTCTCGCGCGGGGCCGGCTTGGTGCTCTCGCCGCAGATGCGCGACCAGCGCCTGCGCCGCCTGGAGCTCATCCCGCTGACCGGCAAGAACGTCTTGGCCATCCTGGTGACCGAGGCCGGCCTGGTGCGGCACTGGCCCATCCGGCTCGACTTCGCGCCCACGGCGCGGCAGATCAACGTCCTCAACCGCTTCCTCAACGACACCATCCGGGGCTGCAGCATCAAGGACGCCCAGTCTTTGGTCTTGTCCCATCTGCAGAAGATGGGACACGAGTTCCAGGAGCTCACGGTCCTGGCCGACGAGCTCCTGCGCGAGGTGGGCCACATCATCACGCCCGAGGCGCTCTACGTGGAGGGGGCGGACAACATCCTCTCCTACGCGGAGGACATCGGGGACATCTCCATGGTGCAGTCGCTCATGCGGGTCTTCAACGAGAAGCGCCGGCTGACCGGCCTTTTGGAGCATGAGCTCGGACTCAAGCCGGGTCTTCAGAAGGGGGTGGCGGAGCGCCCCAGGCCCCACGTCAGCATCGGCGCGGAGAGCGGCCTGCCCGAGCTCCGGGATCTCAGCCTGGTGACCACCACCTACAAATACCATGACCGTGTGGTCGGCGTGCTGGGCATCCTGGGCTCCAAGCGCATGGAGTACTCGCGCATGATGAGCCTGGTGGATTATCTGGGCGACATGGTCTCGCGCCAGATGGCGAGCTGGGAGAAGGAGGACCGCGGTGAGTAA
- a CDS encoding ATP-dependent Clp protease proteolytic subunit, translating into MNLIPQVIERANQGSVIGYDIYSRLLKDRIIFVGGYEGEFTTDSANVLIAQLLYLESDDNSKDINLYINSPGGMVTAGLAVYDTMQYIKSPITTICMGMAMSFGAVILAAGSKGKRFALPQSRIMIHQPLVGGISGQATDIIVEAKEMAYTRKVLEQIVAKHTGQTVERVTKDMERNFYMSAEEAKAYGIIDEVIPGAKL; encoded by the coding sequence ATGAACCTCATCCCCCAAGTCATCGAAAGGGCCAACCAGGGCTCGGTCATCGGCTACGACATATACTCGCGCCTGCTCAAGGACCGCATCATCTTCGTGGGCGGCTACGAGGGCGAGTTCACCACGGATTCGGCCAACGTGCTCATCGCCCAGCTCCTCTACCTCGAATCCGACGACAACTCCAAGGACATCAACCTCTACATCAACTCCCCCGGCGGCATGGTGACGGCGGGCCTGGCCGTCTATGACACCATGCAGTACATCAAGTCGCCCATCACGACCATCTGCATGGGCATGGCCATGTCCTTCGGCGCGGTCATCCTGGCCGCGGGCAGCAAGGGCAAGCGCTTCGCCCTGCCTCAGTCGCGCATCATGATCCACCAGCCTCTGGTGGGGGGCATCTCCGGGCAGGCCACGGACATCATCGTGGAGGCCAAGGAGATGGCCTACACCCGCAAGGTGCTCGAACAGATCGTGGCCAAGCACACCGGCCAGACCGTGGAGCGGGTCACCAAGGACATGGAGCGCAACTTCTACATGTCGGCCGAAGAGGCCAAGGCCTACGGGATCATCGACGAAGTCATCCCCGGGGCCAAGCTCTAG
- a CDS encoding S8 family peptidase — protein sequence MHKLETLSGKGDSTMRIMSIAIVALFTLITLGSPASARAEGNQRVIITMKAKSTADAHQKVLQALGSMASYKITSNGNSADEFVALVAEVPAAVAAKLGKGSSAAAKRDVMNLIPGVAAGDVLDVEADFTTKWIEAMPSFQGLAFPSMEATMGALPKLNLTSSRAGMTMAALRPEIPWGVERVRAPAAWDYTQGAKVRVAVVDTGIYTEHSDLKGKVDGGYDAFTKTELKANYQDQNGHGTHVAGTIAATKDGKGVVGVAPKARLYAVRVLDADGSGSISGIVDGIIWCANNHIQVANMSLGSDKPSPTLQRALRYAKAMGVVVVAAAGNSGGAVGYPAAYPETIAVAASDSSDKIASFSSRGPEVKFIAPGVSIVSSAMDGGFANFNGTSMAAPHVTGLAALAVAQGWVGLDGPDGVFEQLKKAAKKLPGLTPEEQGNGMIDAGLLTR from the coding sequence ATGCACAAGCTTGAGACGCTCTCCGGGAAGGGGGACAGCACCATGAGGATCATGAGCATCGCGATCGTCGCGCTCTTTACCCTGATCACGCTCGGCAGCCCGGCCTCGGCGCGGGCCGAGGGCAATCAGAGGGTGATCATCACCATGAAGGCCAAGTCCACGGCCGACGCGCATCAGAAGGTGCTGCAGGCGCTGGGCAGCATGGCCTCCTACAAGATCACCTCCAACGGCAACTCCGCCGACGAGTTCGTGGCCTTGGTGGCCGAGGTCCCGGCCGCCGTGGCCGCGAAGCTGGGCAAGGGCTCCTCCGCCGCGGCCAAGCGCGACGTCATGAACCTCATCCCCGGCGTGGCGGCCGGCGACGTCCTCGATGTGGAAGCGGACTTCACCACCAAGTGGATCGAAGCCATGCCCTCCTTCCAGGGTCTGGCCTTCCCGAGCATGGAAGCGACCATGGGCGCTTTGCCCAAGCTCAATCTGACCAGCAGCCGGGCCGGCATGACCATGGCCGCGCTGCGGCCCGAGATCCCTTGGGGCGTGGAGCGAGTGCGGGCCCCGGCTGCCTGGGACTACACCCAGGGCGCGAAGGTGCGCGTGGCCGTGGTCGACACCGGCATCTACACCGAGCACTCGGACCTCAAGGGCAAGGTGGACGGCGGCTATGACGCCTTCACCAAGACCGAGCTCAAGGCCAACTACCAGGACCAGAACGGCCACGGCACCCATGTGGCCGGCACCATCGCCGCCACCAAGGACGGCAAGGGCGTGGTCGGCGTGGCCCCCAAGGCCCGGCTCTACGCGGTGCGCGTGCTCGATGCGGACGGCAGCGGCTCGATCTCCGGCATCGTCGACGGCATCATCTGGTGCGCCAACAACCACATCCAGGTGGCCAACATGAGCCTGGGCTCGGACAAACCCAGCCCGACTTTGCAGCGGGCCCTGCGCTACGCCAAGGCCATGGGCGTGGTCGTGGTGGCCGCGGCAGGCAATTCCGGCGGCGCGGTGGGCTATCCCGCGGCCTATCCGGAGACCATCGCGGTGGCGGCCAGCGACTCCAGCGACAAGATCGCCTCGTTCTCCAGCCGCGGGCCGGAAGTCAAGTTCATCGCCCCGGGCGTCAGCATCGTCTCCTCGGCCATGGACGGCGGCTTCGCCAACTTCAACGGGACCTCCATGGCCGCTCCCCACGTGACCGGCCTGGCGGCTCTGGCGGTGGCGCAGGGCTGGGTGGGCCTCGACGGCCCGGACGGCGTCTTCGAGCAGCTCAAGAAGGCCGCCAAGAAGCTCCCCGGCCTCACCCCCGAGGAGCAGGGCAACGGGATGATCGACGCGGGCCTGCTCACGCGCTGA
- a CDS encoding PD-(D/E)XK nuclease family protein: protein MKRKPAGEPQGDDGTPSLPGMGPAAKGAAEPVAHIESDISRKFSPSKLDTYKECPRRYRFRYVDGLRRRVETAETLLGSCVHKALEGLYAGIIHGRVSSLDETLAAFDQAWAAGWSDAVLNRRKEYGPEHHQAAGRDCIRNYFKAYSPFQQDATLAVEKRLGFSLRADGEDFRIEGLVDRLAKVAPGVYEVHDYKTTANLPGQADLDEDWQLAIYDIAVRENWPDAREVALVWHFVRFGQTMRSARTAEQREGLRGEIAKLIGRIKHDHRFLPRRSALCDWCEYRDICPIWKAAPSDGTALAREYAVQDGKRRDLREKLHDLEVQSRQLEEDIVKFAAAHDAERLSCPEGDVFVTQKDDYHVPTRTHAPELYAAIEARLKETPLWKQAAHIDLHRLLQGYERGEWDAAGAKLIEDIISDCAHIKRITKAVVRFHHKKEEEPD, encoded by the coding sequence TTGAAGCGCAAGCCCGCCGGCGAGCCTCAGGGCGATGACGGCACCCCCTCGCTGCCTGGGATGGGACCGGCTGCCAAGGGGGCTGCCGAGCCCGTCGCGCACATCGAGTCCGACATCTCGCGCAAGTTCTCGCCCTCCAAGCTCGACACCTACAAGGAGTGCCCGCGCCGCTACCGCTTCCGCTACGTGGACGGCTTGCGGCGCCGGGTCGAGACGGCCGAGACCCTCCTGGGCTCCTGCGTGCACAAGGCCCTGGAGGGGCTCTACGCCGGCATCATCCATGGCCGCGTGTCTTCCTTGGATGAGACGCTGGCCGCCTTCGACCAGGCCTGGGCCGCCGGCTGGTCGGACGCGGTACTCAACCGGCGCAAGGAGTACGGCCCGGAGCATCATCAGGCCGCGGGCCGCGACTGCATACGCAATTACTTCAAGGCCTATTCTCCGTTCCAGCAGGACGCCACCTTGGCCGTGGAGAAGAGGCTGGGGTTCTCCTTGCGCGCGGATGGGGAGGATTTTCGGATCGAAGGTCTGGTGGACCGCCTGGCCAAAGTCGCGCCGGGCGTCTACGAGGTCCACGACTACAAGACCACCGCCAACCTCCCCGGGCAGGCCGATCTCGACGAGGACTGGCAGCTCGCCATCTACGACATCGCGGTGCGGGAGAACTGGCCCGATGCGCGCGAGGTCGCTCTGGTGTGGCACTTCGTGCGCTTCGGCCAGACCATGCGATCGGCGCGCACCGCGGAGCAGCGCGAGGGGCTCCGGGGGGAGATCGCCAAGCTCATCGGACGGATCAAGCACGACCATCGCTTCCTGCCCAGGCGCAGCGCGCTGTGCGACTGGTGCGAGTACCGGGACATCTGCCCCATCTGGAAGGCGGCCCCGAGCGACGGGACCGCCCTAGCCAGGGAGTACGCGGTCCAGGACGGCAAGCGGCGGGATCTGCGCGAGAAGCTGCATGACCTCGAGGTCCAGTCGCGGCAACTCGAGGAAGACATCGTCAAGTTCGCCGCCGCGCACGACGCCGAGAGGCTGTCCTGCCCGGAGGGGGACGTCTTCGTCACCCAGAAGGACGACTACCACGTCCCGACTCGGACCCATGCGCCCGAGCTCTACGCGGCCATAGAGGCCCGTCTTAAGGAGACGCCGCTATGGAAGCAGGCCGCGCACATCGACCTGCACAGGCTTTTGCAGGGCTATGAGCGCGGGGAGTGGGACGCCGCGGGCGCCAAGCTCATCGAGGACATCATCTCCGACTGCGCCCACATCAAGCGCATCACGAAGGCGGTGGTGCGCTTCCATCACAAGAAGGAGGAGGAGCCTGACTGA
- a CDS encoding class I SAM-dependent rRNA methyltransferase — protein MPETETLVAVKLKPGQEDRLRGGHLWVFSNEIAQVEGKAEPGSLAQVFTAGGECLGVAFYNPNSLIAARMLSAKVEAIDAAFFHKRFAAALAYRQKTLPGETSFRLAFGESDGLPGLVADRYGDIIVLQVFSAGMEARLPLIEAALKELLDPRGIFLKNDHRQRQLEGLPGECRLLSGTVPERVAINEGGLRFWVPIGAGQKTGHYFDQRENRAFLRPHFSGRTVLDLYCYTGAFAINAAKSGAKAVLAVDSSGPAVALAKENAEVNGVSELLTCDEADAEVVLESFVAGRQPFRPDLILLDPPSLVPSKKHLAKALRTYAKLNSLALKALAPGGLLATSTCSHHVDRESFVGMLRHAQAKARKPARLAALRGQAADHPVLLAMPETEYLHFALLEVL, from the coding sequence ATGCCCGAAACTGAGACCCTCGTCGCCGTGAAGCTCAAGCCGGGCCAGGAGGACCGCCTCCGGGGCGGACACCTCTGGGTCTTCTCCAACGAGATCGCACAGGTCGAAGGCAAGGCCGAGCCCGGTAGCCTCGCCCAGGTCTTCACCGCCGGGGGGGAATGCCTCGGCGTCGCCTTCTACAACCCCAACAGCCTCATCGCCGCGCGCATGCTCAGCGCAAAAGTCGAGGCCATAGACGCCGCCTTCTTCCACAAGCGCTTCGCCGCGGCCTTGGCCTACCGCCAGAAGACCCTCCCGGGCGAGACCTCCTTCCGCCTGGCCTTCGGCGAGTCCGACGGGCTGCCCGGCCTGGTCGCGGACCGCTACGGAGACATCATCGTCCTGCAGGTCTTCTCAGCGGGCATGGAGGCGAGGCTGCCCCTCATCGAAGCGGCCTTGAAGGAGCTCCTCGACCCCCGCGGCATCTTCCTTAAGAACGACCACCGCCAGCGCCAGCTCGAGGGCCTGCCCGGCGAGTGCCGCCTGCTCTCCGGGACCGTGCCCGAGCGCGTGGCCATCAACGAGGGCGGACTGCGCTTCTGGGTCCCCATCGGAGCCGGCCAGAAGACCGGCCACTATTTCGACCAGCGCGAGAACCGGGCCTTCCTGCGGCCCCACTTCTCCGGCCGCACGGTCCTGGACCTCTACTGCTACACCGGCGCCTTCGCGATCAACGCGGCCAAGTCCGGGGCCAAGGCCGTCCTGGCCGTGGACAGCTCCGGCCCGGCCGTGGCGCTCGCCAAAGAGAACGCCGAGGTCAACGGGGTCTCGGAGCTCCTCACCTGCGACGAAGCCGACGCCGAGGTGGTCCTGGAGAGCTTCGTGGCGGGCCGCCAGCCTTTCCGGCCGGACCTGATCCTGCTTGACCCGCCCAGCCTGGTGCCCTCCAAGAAGCACCTCGCCAAGGCCCTGCGCACCTACGCCAAGCTCAACAGCCTCGCGCTCAAGGCCCTGGCTCCCGGGGGCCTGCTGGCCACCTCGACCTGCTCGCATCACGTGGACCGCGAGTCCTTCGTGGGGATGCTCCGCCATGCCCAGGCCAAGGCGCGCAAGCCGGCGAGGCTCGCGGCCCTGCGGGGCCAGGCCGCGGACCATCCGGTGCTTCTGGCCATGCCCGAGACCGAGTACCTGCACTTCGCTCTGCTCGAGGTCCTCTAG